A genomic region of Haliotis asinina isolate JCU_RB_2024 chromosome 1, JCU_Hal_asi_v2, whole genome shotgun sequence contains the following coding sequences:
- the LOC137291581 gene encoding uncharacterized protein, whose product MCKLGTMLDHIKLCILPLIWLTYIGHDVCSAQSLCEGGEATLNTEYRVMAETGNYTGFVWVRPSDDINVVICNPNCSNAEAGYSATKNDTHSTLTIDSVTFRDAGIWTIQDANDETAAASNVCNLTLSGTFSSMTTAKPVDTGPDSTLPLPLYLIIIIAVGAALLIAVIIIIICIVRWRRKCEKYGVHDAEKSYKAPKEEASPVQNLCESHPANGEPIETIDTTLATKPKDEEDIPREMALSNGMLSQAPDLDKAEGMDETSLVASKEADVEENDNTDGPVCDAREDPGDGESDREKDVATTEADTVAEPEETGPDHTGLFEDGESGTPMDLPDNGATEIGSIFEGLGEPSEDMPQEQGVSDGSGFPPTAEDSNEGKSDNPRDEGRDEDGNGASDNSPLDESVLQELSALGDNDSYDVAGATEDGDLAVYVPERAGEPE is encoded by the exons AT GTGTAAGCTGGGTACAATGTTGGATCACATCAAGTTGTGTATACTTCCACTGATATGGCTGACCTACATTGGGCATG ATGTATGTTCTGCCCAGAGCTTGTGCGAGGGTGGGGAGGCTACCCTTAACACAGAATACCGAGTAATGGCAGAGACAGGCAATTACACCGGATTTGTGTGGGTCAGGCCTAGTGACGACATCAATGTCGTCATATGCAACCCCAACTGCAGCAACGCCGAGGCGGGATACAGTGCAACCAAGAACGATACTCACTCCACACTCACTATAGACTCTGTGACATTCAGGGACGCTGGCATATGGACGATACAAGATGCTAATGATGAGACGGCTGCTGCTTCGAACGTCTGTAATCTGACTCTAAGCG GAACATTTTCCTCCATGACTACCGCCAAGCCAGTTGATACAGGTCCTGACTCAACGCTCCCTCTGCCACTGTATTTGATCATTATTATAGCAGTCGGAGCGGCCCTCCTTATCgctgtcatcattatcatcatctgtATTGTACGTTGGAGAAGAAAATGTGAGAAGTATGGCGTCCACGATGCTGAGAAATCCTACAAAGCCCCAAAAGAAGAAGCTAGTCCTGTGCAGAATCTCTGTGAGTCCCATCCTGCGAATGGTGAACCTATAGAAACGATCGATACAACTTTAGCAACGAAACCAAAGGATGAGGAAGACATCCCTCGTGAAATGGCACTTTCAAATGGGATGCTGTCCCAGGCTCCCGACTTGGACAAAGCAGAAGGTATGGATGAAACTTCTCTCGTTGCATCTAAGGAAGCTGATGTGGAAGAAAATGACAACACCGATGGGCCTGTTTGTGACGCACGGGAGGATCCTGGTGATGGGGAGTCGGACAGGGAGAAGGACGTTGCCACAACGGAGGCAGATACCGTGGCGGAACCGGAAGAAACAGGTCCCGACCATACTGGATTGTTTGAGGATGGAGAGTCAGGCACACCAATGGATCTGCCGGACAATGGGGCGACGGAAATTGGAAGTATATTTGAAGGTTTGGGAGAGCCTAGTGAGGATATGCCACAGGAACAGGGTGTTTCAGATGGGTCAGGTTTTCCTCCTACAGCAGAGGATTCCAATGAAGGAAAATCTGACAACCCGCGCGATGAGGGCAGAGATGAAGATGGTAACGGTGCTTCTGATAACTCCCCGTTGGACGAGTCCGTCTTGCAAGAGTTGTCCGCTTTAGGAGATAACGATTCATACGATGTCGCCGGTGCCACAGAGGATGGCGACCTTGCTGTGTATGTTCCTGAGAGAGCTGGAGAACCAGAGTAA